A region of the Perca flavescens isolate YP-PL-M2 chromosome 15, PFLA_1.0, whole genome shotgun sequence genome:
aagatcttcagtttcctctcccagaggagagaggaaactagaacatattcacatttaacattctgacatcacacaagttgacctgtttttacataaaaagtggcgccgtgacgaatgccaggggggagattactcgcgaCTGCCGGCAGATCCGATCCACTGCCGCCAGCTCGGTCTTTTGGTTTTTCTTTacctttccctccttctctgctCACGGAGAAAAATACTTAGCCTACGCTGTAAACATTACCTTACACTATTCatctcatacagtatacagaataacgatagcactgatactttgctaacattagcttgcacaTGTTTGGGAACCTggtagctgatgttagcaaggaaatggtaccaaaataacgtcaaactattactattacactggaaggaacactcacagacaaagtcgtacttcttggaataatacaGCCACCATAGGAGTTAGAATGTGCTCGgaatgagggggggggggggtaatattcagttgtttgtcatatacaatttcaccgctagatggaaGAAATTCTTatacaatgtagctttaagaaaGTATGTAAGAAGAGAAGAAAGGGGGTAcgaagggaaggaaggaaggaaggatgaaaggaaggaggattcagtttcctgtcccagaggagagaagaaactagaaaatatcaTGTTCAAGTTTACctgttttatcataaaaaaaatgactaactGATTATCAAAATGGTTGGCGATTCATTGAATAGTTGACAATTAATCCATGCAGCTGTAGGAACAGCCACAGCTGTGactttatataatatatatatatactacaatACACAGTACAAAAACAATACTGAAGTTGTTTTACTTCAGTACACGTAGCTGATACTTCCATACTTCCAACTTAGGGCttggcgatatggagaaaatcaaatatcacaacatttttgaccaaatacctctatcgattagagatgttccgaaaCCAGTAGCGgcatcggctccgatactgcctaaaacactggtatctgaatcgggaagtactggagtttatgcaccgatccgataccacgtaataaagccctaaagaaaatctacgttaaagtagtttgttctttttccgttataactgaccgtcaaactggagaataaaagaaagttctgtggcgtttattgtttgtgtttgttcatgtttcacaaaaagtttaacctgagccagaccgacaacagagaaagaaatcatatcacatccatacagggatagtagtatacagctgttaaaacataatgaaatatatgacacactggtatcggatcggtactcggtatcggccgatgcgcaagttcaggtatctgtATCGAGAAGCAAAAATGgaatcggaccatctctaatatCAATGCCGCAaagatattgtagtgttgactattggtgctttcacaaaatatttacacaatgagatttttgataaataatcaccagtaatgtggatataatgactaagtgggtaaaggtaacaGTAAAACTGGTAAGGtcagaaatgacatcactttactgtaatgcagcctttaaaaccaggaaaagaaaacacttatgtcatattacaatatgcaaaatctaagacgatatctagtttcatatcacgatatcaatattgatatattgcccagctctactttaacttaatccttgtgttgtcttcccgtttttttttttttagctttttccaacgttttaaattgttaaatttttcttatacacattttcagcgcttatttctacgtcccatattttctgatataaaacctgtttgacccaaagtcaacacaagggctaCGTAAAGTTTTGAGTGGTAGATTTGACTTGTAATGTATTCTCAGCGTGTGTTACaagtactttttactgcagtaaaggatatGACTACTTCTTCCTGCTCTGCCTCTGGCCTTTAATAATACACATAAGTAGATATTATGAAACCTAATAACTCGGACCATCTCGTAGGGTTGAGTGTCTGCTGATAAACTGGTCTTTTGTTAAAGTGAATCAATGCTGCAGCCATTTGTACCAAACACTCCTCTGCACATCTGTAGTCCTAGTTCCGGTGTAAAAACTAAAACTGTTGTACGCGTGCAGGAGTCTACAGACGACCCCGAGACCAAGGCGGGGGGCAAACCGGGTCAGAAGCTCGACGACGACGAGGACAGGAAGAACCCGGCCTACATCCCGAGGAAGGGTCTGTTCTTCGAGCACGATGTCCGAGGACACgctcaggaggaggagaggtgtggTTTCAtctcctattattattattattattattattattattattattattattattattattatgcattcTTTGAATGAAGTTTTGTCAAGAGGCAGTGGGGTATATCTGCAGTGTAAATGGATGTAAGTGAAGCAGTAAAAGTAATTCCAGGTGGTTTTGAAACTACTTTATGCAGTTTAACCCTCAGGTCTGAGGGCATTTTTACACATCTTCTTATATTCACCTTTTTAGGGTATTTCTATATAACCGAtctttcatatcaaaatgttcagaacaaactcagctgaTTTTGAGGCCCACATTAGTTCCAGAGCAACGTGTGTTAAGAGGTAATTTGACCATAAAGCTGAAAAGTTCacttctcaaatctcttgtgaaaacaaacCTGCAATCAGTTGCTTTTGGTGCTTGGAATCTTAGATTCACAAAAAGTAGCGTAACCGCCCCCGTCTGTGTGCTCTCAGACCAAAAGGTCGAAACAGGAAGTTATGGAAGGACGAGGGTCGCTGGGAGCACGACCGATTTAGGGAGGAGGAGCAGGCGCCGAAGAGCCGCGAGGAGCTCATCGCCATCTACGGTTACGACATCCGAAACGGCGGCGGCTCCGGAGACAGACACTACCGGCAGCAGCGCCGGCCAAGGTGAGCGCCGCCtagacagagagtgtgtgtgtgtgtgtgtgtgtgtgtggtattctTCAGTTTATTTGAAGTGTATACACGTTTGCCAGTCAAATGAGGAGTAGCGTTACACAGGTCAGGtaatttttcaattttattcatagcagggcttgacattaactttttgaggcacttgtccttcggacaagtacatttacgtttcacttgtccgggtaaagagtcatcattttataaaaaaaaattgttttgctaatgcagaattcgaacaaaccgttgaaagcatctaaacactatcagcattaataaaattcagttgaaacagtagaaacaaacgtgtcccaacaatagatttcccattcaacaagaaaaaaggatctccagactccatagtacaaagtaatatgttgcacgccggtgtgcagaagttaatatattgagattctaattcagtattttaaagtttgtcattactttcagattcccagtcaatattctaagttactaagtcaatatattgagatattaagtcgatactttgagatgttgagtcaatttattaagattgtaagtcaatattttaaatgttctcattagtctgcgttgcaattcggtccggtagataacggtcattaaggcaccggtgccgtattagcaccgggtctctcgttttctgtcaacgatgtggcgaggaacgttaaggcggagttagcaagctaacgttagctaactaacaccgaccggttcaccgtgctttcatgctgcatcgcttccagagaatgagctgaacagcgggctgggtctaacgttagcggtccgctgaccgaCTACCGCTGGGTCGGCTGCCCGGGATTGCGGGGGGAAAAATGtatcgtttcaaatcggtaacatagacgtaatgagtggcacataacgtgaactaacatggcattttattttgtttgagttttaacttgtccagtgggacaagtaaatttctcttccacttgccctacaaaaaacttgtcccggacaagcggacattaatgtcgagccctgtatagtatcaaatcataacacgagttatctcgagacactttacagatagagtaggtctagaccacattctataatttacaaagccccaacaattccagtaattccctcaagagcaagcagtgcgacagtggcgaggaaaaactccctcttgggaagaaacctcggacagacccaggctcttggtaggcggtgtctgacgggccggttgggggtgtgatgaaccgtggcgataatagtcacattaataatggaacagtgacttcaaatggtagttgtagtagttcatgtcatatcagtgcgctgcagggcgttacaggatgtagcgtggcccagcagagcatggatggacctagcaggaagcagcagggttcagcaggaagcagcagggttcagcaggaagcagcagggttcagcagggaagggttcagcagggttcagcagggttcagcaggaagctgcagggttcagcaggaagctgcagggttcagcaggaagctgcagggttcagcaggaagctgcagggttcagcaggaagcagcatgacattgcagggcaccgctgagctcagcagggagtgcagcaggaccacggcgacagctggaaccaggatcttggtgccaacgttctccaaggatatacgctgggtgaaaaaccataaggactccggggggggagtaaactccccagaagctaggattagtaacaagcatttctgggacgggatgcacacaaatggtaatagaaagggagaggagagagcagctcagtttgtcaaaggaaggaaggaagtcccccggcagtctaaaactataacagtgtaactaagagagacaggacataaggagaggtggcctgttcgggcttggaactctcccctgccggatcgggctatgctggcctgcctccctcttcttttgttatattattaatctgacgacGATGATGATataatgaggctacaatttgtgGAAATATGGAGATGCGACAGACGGATCTTTTTGTTACTTCTAATAAACACAACGTTTAATCAGTTCAAACTTTTATTAAGTACACAGCTAGCTAGGACACACATGGTTGCCATCTTCAATGCACTAAGTGCCCTCCTTACTACGCATGCGCTAACCTGCACACACCGGGAAAAACCTTCTGCACTAGTGAACAGTGTGGAGGGGAAATAACATGTTAACACTTTTGACATGTCATTGAAAACCTTCCAATGTCTTTATGTTCATGACGACCCTGACTACGACCACgtcacatttcatttttttttttttttttttttttttactgtgttttgagaaaattaaagggAAAGACCGCTTTTATGTCAGGTCTGAGAAAGTTCCTTTCTCTTGTGTTTGTAGACTGTTTGatctgaacgtgtgtgtgtgtccctgtgtcccTGCAGACAGAGTACGTCTCCCAGCAGAGACAAGCGGTGGGGAGGCGCTGAGCGGCCGGTCCGGTCCTGGCAGCAGAGCGGCGCTCCGAACCGAGGAGGCGCGCTGCCCCCATCCAACCCGCCGTCGTCCGCGCCCCCCTCGTCTCtgcccctctcctcctctcagcGCAGCGGCAATCCGTCCCGGCCGCCCCCCTCCCGCAGCCGACCCTCCCACCACAATCAAATGCACCCCGCGCCTCAGTCCCAGTACAGGAACAGCGACTCGAACGTGCCCCAGGTGCACCCCAGGGAGCGACAGGGCCCCAAAGCTCAGTCCGACCCGGCGGGAGACAGGGGCGTGGGCAGCAGGGGCGGTGGGGGCAGGGGCCCCTCCGTGGTCATTGAGGATATTACATTCAGCCACGGCGGCGTTCGGGAACAGGACCCAGGTGTCGCCACGACGGCGGCGTCCCAGTCTGCGTCGCCGAGACGGCAGCAGCAGGACCAACGCGGCAGCGCCGACAGATCTGCGTCCGGATTGGCGCATCCCGCCTCCTCGCAGGCGCCGTCGGCCAACCGGGACGCCTCTCCGCCCGCCGAGCGGCCGGCAATGGAACGTAAGTCTTACTCGCTGGCTCGCAGGACTCGCTCTCGGCCCGCCGACCTGGGCAGCAAGCAGCCGTCCGTGGAGGAGTCGGCCATAGTCGCCGCCGGGGGGAACGCCGTTGCcgcctccccctccccctcccccggCAGCGTGGGAGGGAAGAGCTGGGCGGGCGAAGGGCCGAGCCAGACGGGGGTCACGGGAGGGCTGGCGGAGATGGACCAGAACTTGGCTCGACTCAGTCTGGCGGGACAGAGCTGGAGCCAGAGCCCGACGTCCTACATCCGCACGGAGATGAAAGGTGAGTTCAACTCCCTCCTCCTGAGATGTTTATCTGATCATCGCTGTCGCCGGATCTTAACGTCAACAACacgctggaagaagtattcagaccctttactgcagtaaaagtactaataccacactgttaagATACTTGGTTACAAGTTAAGTTGCACTGAAAATGTAACTTcaggaaagtttgtaagtatcatcaggaaaatgtagttaaagggcgcccggatagctcacctggtacagcgggcgcccatatatatagatatagatatatatatatatatatagtttactcctcgacacggtggctgcgggttcgactccaacctgcggccctttactgcatgtcattctcccctCTCTCGCCTTTCATGTctccagctgtcctgtcaataatggcctaaaaatgccccaaaaaataatcttaaaaaaaaatgtaaagtattgaaagtaaagaaaaaatTTTAAGAAATgggacatttctttaaaacaaatcactttcacttaattaaaaaaaaaatctagtcGATTTGTAACAGCCCCTAtatgggggagaaaaaaaaatgtgaaaattttgtaaacaaatgtgaaattgctaaaaaaaaaaaaaaaacagacaaaagtaTCAAGAGCCAACTCAGTTCTTGATTGGCCAACAGCACATTCAAGTCAAGTGATTATgagcgtgtctgtctgtcgacGTGGCGTTCTACGTTCCCCGGGCCATCAGCCGACCTTTACCGTCGaaccttttctttctcttttccccCCTCAGGCCTGCCCAACGCCATGCACATCCCCGGCGGCCCGCCACCGTTCTCCGCCATGGAGGAGATGGGCGTCGGCTCCAATCGAGCCAAGCGCTACTCGTCCCAACGGCAGAGGGCCGTGCCTGAGCCGGCGCCGCCGCCCATGCACCTGGGCGTGATGGAGGGACACTACTACGAACCCAGTAAGAcgagattacacacacacatatacacacacacatcagacagAAGCAGTGTTTCCGGTGCCGGTCAGGTGACCTGTGAGGTTTCATTTTACCGATCAAATGGGAGAAGTTCTGGTCAAAGATCCATCGTGGCTAAAACAAATCggcgtttttgtttttgccctcATTGTTCTCTGTAAAGTTAGCAGGAAGTGATGTAATGTCGCCTTTTTGTGGAGTGAAAAAACCACCTTTTTTAAACGCTACATTGCCTGTGCGGAAATAACTGGAGTAACAGGCTTTAAATGTGATGCCATTTTCTTTGTGCGGTGGATCAAATTCACGCAGAACTGAAAAGGGATGCATGTGGATTTCGGAAAAAGTAACTGATAGAAACGTAAAGTAACTTTTTCAAGTGTTAAATTGCTACCCTTTAAGAAGTCAACCTGGGGCCAAACACTGCAGCTCTAGTAACATGTGGCCCTTAAAATAAACTTCTGTTTGTTTCCTcagggtcaaatctgacccattttcaaaacgtttctatatcagaaatttgggttttctttcaaccaaattgtcaaaaaaacataacgtggatggttccatacaaccgTTTGCAACCTttgcaagtaaaataaatgcatcAGTTCACTAATTTCAACAGAATTTTTAAATGGGTTGGTAATTgaattgcatttttcttttttttcttttttaagtgccggaaaatcgacaaaaacattgagaatAACATCGGAAATTTGTGACAAAAAGTCTAAAGTGACAACATCAGgggaaaagtggcaaaaacgtcatcaaaaataagtttaatttgaaattttgacccagaaaaaaaaagttgcatggttgatgggaaatttgacccatttttataTCAGAATTATGGCTTTCTTTGATCCAAAATTGTCCCAAAATAACATGAACGCGtgcatgtacgttgtatggaagcCGTGGAACATTCTTGGCAGGTAaaatgattacttccattgaatggtgggtgggtttttttcaaatttcatagcatttgaaataaACTGATCCACTCAATCCGCTCGTTCAAATAATCCACCATTtaagtttaaagaaaaaataaaaccagataCTCCAACTGTTCAGTCAGGGTCCTTCTTCCTCCTGCTCGCCAGCAGAGGGCAGAACAGTTCCAGCATTACTGTGTTACATAAAAGGTCTTTGATTTGTCAACATTTGGTGCTATATAGAATAGATATTTTCATGTGCACACTGTTCTGGTCCAGAGTTTTACTCTTCCAAACTGGCCCTTCCAAACTGGCCCAAAACAATCTTAGCAAAGAGTGTTTTTGTTTCCTACACTTAGGAAATGACTCTGGTCTCGGCTGATATTTATGTccgaaaaagcttaaaaaacatggggagaaaaaccccacaaaaacatcaaaaggcaCAGAAAAATAATTGACAAACATTTAATGGTCGaaattttaactttaaaaagaaaaaaacgtttcaacgttttggtcatctttttcaaaacttttgttGCTTGTCCCTGGaacaaaaattttgaaaaagacgaccaaaacacAAAgttcgacgggaagacaacacaagggttatgtctGCAAAAATCAGACCTATTTTAAAAGCTAATAATATTATAGGGCTGGGTGtcgttaaaataatgttttgataCTGCTACAGATACCAacaccgtgactttgataccggttcctaaagggtacttttcttacttacttttttacttttcagcGTCTATAACGTGAGCCCCCGTCTcttagtgcgttccatttgtccTGTGAAGTCAGATTTTCCCGAGGTCAGCCAGATGCACCCACCGAGCACCCCGAGCTAAAAATCTACCACGGCTGCTCCGTGCATCAGCGGTAGTGAAAGACGGAGAGGGGCAAAAGGAAGAGGggaagaggaaaaggagagagaggaggaaggaagaggagggagaagaggaagaaagaggggAAGACTGGAGACGgatagaaggaaggaagaggaagaccgagagggagaggaggaagtgcaagaggaaggaagaggggaagaggaaaaggaggaagagggagagcaggaagaagagggagaggggaagAAAAATAATGCACAGTATATATTGTGGATACAATGGATGTAATGTGTGTCTATCTCAGTGTCGAGGACACCTTACATGTACAAGTAACGACATTTCATCAGCTGGGTTAACTTCAGGAAAAGACTCTGGTCTCTGCAGGGGATCAGACGGGAGCGCGTCATATTTTAACAGCTGATAATATATCCTGAGGATCAAAACGGATATATGGATAAACTAAGTGGAAGTTAGAAGTCACTCCAAATGAAGTACAGTAGTAGTAATACTGCAGCCCGCCACTTTGTTTAACCTCCGCGTGTCTCTGTCTCAGTGTCGTACCAGGGACCAATCTATGCCCACGGGGATGGCCCCGCCCCCATCCCGCCGCAAGGCATGCTGGTCCAGCCAGAGATGCACATCCCCCACCCCGGTGAGTGCACTTTGTTTTCCTCTCTTGTTTTCTAAAGATGTAAGTTGTCCCTGAAGGGACATTTGTTTTGGACTGTCTGTTCCGCAGCTTCACAAAGACagcacaaaatacagaaaaataagCACCGGCCACATACTCAACACATACTCTCATGCGACACAAAACATGCTCTCATAAACATTAGACAGGGACAGGTATAAGGAATACAGACTATATAGGTAAATAGTAAGCACATGAACTCCTTTCGGTGGCAGTTTTTAATTGATGACATAGTGCACAACCCTGTGTGCGTAGTgcacaatgtcttttttttttttttttttttctcactgacCTCTTCTCTTCCGCCTCCTTTAGGTCTCCATCCCCACCAATCGGGCGGCCCCATCGCTAACCCCCCGCTCTACGGCGGCCCGCCTGTTTCGCTGTCGCCGGGGCAACCGCAGCAGCTGCTGCCACCGCCGTTCTACCCTCCGCCGGGCGTCATGACCTTCCCTTACCCCACCATGTACCCGACTCCACAGGTTAGACGCTCTGATCCGATCACGTAAACCCCATAATAATCCCCcaggacggacggacggacacacacacacacacacacacacacacacacacacacacacacacacacacacacacacggaaaggATCTGAAGAAACTGAAGCGTGTTTGCTCATTAGAAGTCCATTTAACTATTGAAACTCCTGtggataataaagtttttttaaatggtgatTTGaatgtacctgtgtgtctcagGGTCAGGCCCAGGTGACCTACGGAGGCGTGACGTACTACGACACAATGCAGCAGCAGGCTCAGCCCAAGCCTTCGCCCCCCCGCCGCACCTCCCAGCCCGTCACCATCAAGCCCCCCCCTCCGGAGTTGCACTTCGCCACAGAGTGACCCCCGCCCCCTCACCCCTCCCCCCCGCCGCCCCTCAGCCTCAGTCTGATCCCAAAACTACAGGTGAGcacgcctctctctctctctgtgtgtgtctgtgtgtgtgtgtgtgtgtgtgtgtgtgtgtgtgtgtgtgtgtgtgtgtgtgtgtgtgtgtgtgtgtgtgtgtgtgtgtgtgtgtgtgtgtgtgttgcacaatATCTGGGTTCCCGCAGGGTctttaaaaagtctaaatagtctttttttaggccttaaaaagtgtTCACTCAATTTGAATGTGTTTATTAACTTTGAGTACTTTTGTGTCTGTGCATTTAGTTGTACCTTTATCGTGATATAGGTCTtgcatttcattcataaaggtctCAACTTGTTGAAACCTACAAAACCGTTTAGCGTTAGTAGCACAATACTGGAAGCAGCAGAACAGCAAACAAGCGATAATTACAGAAACCAATAACCTATACATAGAACTATTTAACATTAATAGTGTCTTCTACTCTTCTACATCTCAGAGtaacttttgtacttttatccGACATCTTTAGTTAATTTTCAGATGAAAGTTTTTCCTCCGGGGGTCCCGGCAGCTTTACGCTTTGTTAAACtgccaaacataaaaaaaaaaatgtccgaCTTATAGCTGGAAAAAAGAGATCGTACATGGAAAGAGTTAAAACGCAgcagaaaaaagacaaaatgaagTCTGCAAAATCCGAAGCCAGCCCCTCACAGATGGGTCAATCAGATCCACCAGAACCAAAAAGAAGGGGAACTGAAACTAATTACCAGACTCTCAAAAGCTGGATTTTGGCACATTAGCAGACTTTGAGACTCATAAATTCTTCCAGAaacggagagaaagaaagggggagagacagatagaaagagaggggggagagacagagaaagggaagagagagagaaaggggggagagagctttttttttttttttttttttttttctcaactttgAAACAAGTTGCTATAAGAAATGTAATGATTgttttgctaaattctaggatggctaaaggaattttttttttgctgacttttgtagggctttatgTTGACAGAAATGCGAGTaaagatttttattattattcaaaaaaagacaaaagcatCGCTATAAACCCGACAAATTTTTAAAACGCGACAGTCTAAAAAACTCTCaaagtcagaaaaagcaacaaaaatgacggGTAAAAAACTaccaaaaatgtaaacaaaataaatgcaataaatgTATGCAATAAAACAGTTAAAgatgtttttgactttttctaaataaaagcatgtcgaTTTAAAAAGTTGAGTTTTGACGCTTTAGAGAGTTAAAGTGTCTGAGgatttttatatttgtgtttgaAGGAGCGGGATGGAAGGGTCAGTGAGGAGCTGCGGCCGGTTGTCCACGGCAACCATCCAGAGAGGGAGGGACGGGTGGACTGCAGGTGACCCTCAGCATCTCTGGTGgactttttcttctctcccccCCTGCCCCcgccctcttttttttttgtttctcctcTTTGTCTCCTCGCCTGTAGCAGCGGGGCGGCATACGTGTCAAACGTCGGACTGTTCTGTTACTctgcggccgcaggtttgatcCCACCAACGTGTCTTTGAGGAAAGCCGAAAAACTGGAAAATGACGAGTTCAGACCTTTTAGAAGCATTTAAACGTCACGTCGGGACGGACGCTGTCAAACTCCAAACGTTTGGGATCAGAGTTGAAAGCAGTAAcggtatttttttattttattattttttaatttttaagtttttgtccTTTGTTCACGGCGAACGGGAGTGGGACTGAGCCCCAGAGAACAGCCGttaacagttttatttgttCAGTTGACTTCACTCTGTACTTTagcctttttgtctttttattctgaTAGGAAACAGGACGTTCCTTTGTGTCATTATCCATGTAGTTGATGCAGAAAGTTGATCCAGATTTGACAACATTTGATGGATGTTTgagagaattgtgtgtgtgtgtgtgtgttttgaatgaGTCGCTGTGTTACGTCACTGAGCCGGTGCTTCCTGAACACCTCCAGATGTTACAGCTGGGGGGACTCTGTtaattttggatgtttttccctccaggcaggcagagagcgagagagagacagacagacgttcttACGTTGC
Encoded here:
- the casc3 gene encoding protein CASC3 isoform X1 gives rise to the protein MADRRRRRRTRRASQDSEDDDESGSGSDSGRSASPTTKPRVRDPEPPEETTAAIRPEPKPVVESECESEDGVGEAVLSDYDSADAEENGSHSEGAEEEEEAEQYSDEEAPAAAASEPKPSAAAAADEPTKVEGDEEEEGEVVEEEGEDEEKEAELEEGGQGKEDSKAEEKGNLAGERQSGDGQESTDDPETKAGGKPGQKLDDDEDRKNPAYIPRKGLFFEHDVRGHAQEEERPKGRNRKLWKDEGRWEHDRFREEEQAPKSREELIAIYGYDIRNGGGSGDRHYRQQRRPRQSTSPSRDKRWGGAERPVRSWQQSGAPNRGGALPPSNPPSSAPPSSLPLSSSQRSGNPSRPPPSRSRPSHHNQMHPAPQSQYRNSDSNVPQVHPRERQGPKAQSDPAGDRGVGSRGGGGRGPSVVIEDITFSHGGVREQDPGVATTAASQSASPRRQQQDQRGSADRSASGLAHPASSQAPSANRDASPPAERPAMERKSYSLARRTRSRPADLGSKQPSVEESAIVAAGGNAVAASPSPSPGSVGGKSWAGEGPSQTGVTGGLAEMDQNLARLSLAGQSWSQSPTSYIRTEMKGLPNAMHIPGGPPPFSAMEEMGVGSNRAKRYSSQRQRAVPEPAPPPMHLGVMEGHYYEPMSYQGPIYAHGDGPAPIPPQGMLVQPEMHIPHPGLHPHQSGGPIANPPLYGGPPVSLSPGQPQQLLPPPFYPPPGVMTFPYPTMYPTPQGQAQVTYGGVTYYDTMQQQAQPKPSPPRRTSQPVTIKPPPPELHFATE
- the casc3 gene encoding protein CASC3 isoform X2; translated protein: MADRRRRRRTRRASQDSEDDDESGSGSDSGRSASPTTKPRVRDPEPPEETTAAIRPEPKPVVESECESEDGVGEAVLSDYDSADAEENGSHSEGAEEEEEAEQYSDEEAPAAAASEPKPSAAAAADEPTKVEGDEEEEGEVVEEEGEDEEKEAELEEGGQGKEDSKAEEKGNLAGERQSGDGQESTDDPETKAGGKPGQKLDDDEDRKNPAYIPRKGLFFEHDVRGHAQEEERPKGRNRKLWKDEGRWEHDRFREEEQAPKSREELIAIYGYDIRNGGGSGDRHYRQQRRPRQSTSPSRDKRWGGAERPVRSWQQSGAPNRGGALPPSNPPSSAPPSSLPLSSSQRSGNPSRPPPSRSRPSHHNQMHPAPQSQYRNSDSNVPQVHPRERQGPKAQSDPAGDRGVGSRGGGGRGPSVVIEDITFSHGGVREQDPGVATTAASQSASPRRQQQDQRGSADRSASGLAHPASSQAPSANRDASPPAERPAMERKSYSLARRTRSRPADLGSKQPSVEESAIVAAGGNAVAASPSPSPGSVGGKSWAGEGPSQTGVTGGLAEMDQNLARLSLAGQSWSQSPTSYIRTEMKGLPNAMHIPGGPPPFSAMEEMGVGSNRAKRYSSQRQRAVPEPAPPPMHLGVMEGHYYEPTSIT